The Bacteroidota bacterium genome window below encodes:
- a CDS encoding sodium:alanine symporter family protein, with translation MHQFGNFLDTLDGFLGSAAWFAYFLLGVGLFFTIYLKFPQIRYFKYALRIVKGKYDKADDKGDTSHFQALTTALSGTVGTGNIAGVALAIHQGGPAALFWMLVTAMLGMTTKFVEVTLSHKYREMDSKGQVAGGPMYYMKNKLNMKWLAVIFAIATVISSFGTGNMPQINSISSSLNATFGVQQWIVGAVLAVLLGMVIIGGISRIAKVTEKLVPAMAIIYFVGAFAVIISNYQNILPSFGAIFGQIFTGSAAMGGFLGASFAFLFNRGVNRGLFSNEAGQGSAPIAHAAARAHEPVSEGMVALLEPFIDTIIICSLTGLVLLSSGVWNTKYDNKFEMSDLQILSSSYTDQNEQGVLQLRKHILGSETLAPFNGELEVIEGKIQNDLSIIHARSLAENVIISKGEVPYNGKVAVSQGKPDLAKEGIVMNGKSLLHSAPLTTEAFKQSFMGDKGKFIVSIGLLLFAFSTVISWSYYGDRAITYLVGTKGVPYYRVVYILAFFLASFTDTTIIWKVSYIAIVLMTLPNLVGILLLRKDMKSTVKEYWIDFKQNWPGAETPE, from the coding sequence ATGCATCAATTTGGTAATTTTCTCGACACCCTGGATGGATTTCTGGGCAGTGCCGCATGGTTTGCTTATTTTCTTTTAGGCGTAGGTTTATTTTTCACGATCTATCTCAAGTTCCCACAAATCCGTTATTTCAAATATGCTCTCCGAATCGTAAAAGGAAAGTATGATAAAGCAGATGACAAAGGAGACACCTCCCACTTTCAGGCATTAACAACTGCCCTATCAGGAACAGTTGGAACAGGAAATATTGCGGGTGTTGCTTTGGCAATACATCAAGGTGGACCGGCTGCCTTATTTTGGATGTTGGTTACAGCCATGCTTGGTATGACAACCAAATTTGTTGAAGTAACCTTATCGCACAAGTACCGCGAAATGGATTCTAAAGGCCAGGTAGCAGGTGGACCGATGTACTACATGAAAAATAAACTAAATATGAAATGGTTGGCTGTTATATTTGCGATCGCTACAGTAATTTCATCATTTGGCACCGGTAATATGCCACAAATTAATAGTATTTCCAGTTCACTTAATGCCACTTTTGGAGTTCAACAATGGATTGTAGGTGCTGTGCTTGCTGTATTACTTGGCATGGTAATAATTGGTGGCATCTCACGAATTGCAAAAGTTACAGAGAAACTGGTTCCTGCAATGGCAATTATTTATTTTGTTGGTGCGTTTGCAGTCATCATTTCAAACTATCAGAATATACTTCCATCCTTTGGAGCAATTTTCGGTCAAATTTTTACCGGTTCAGCAGCAATGGGTGGATTTTTAGGTGCAAGTTTTGCTTTCTTATTTAATCGCGGAGTTAATCGTGGTTTATTTTCGAACGAAGCCGGTCAGGGTTCTGCACCAATAGCACACGCGGCCGCAAGGGCTCACGAACCGGTCTCTGAAGGAATGGTTGCATTGTTAGAACCATTTATCGATACAATTATCATCTGTTCTTTAACAGGACTTGTTTTACTTTCTTCAGGAGTTTGGAACACAAAATATGATAACAAATTCGAGATGAGTGATCTTCAAATTCTCTCATCGAGTTATACCGATCAGAATGAACAAGGAGTTTTACAGTTACGAAAACATATTTTAGGTTCTGAAACACTTGCTCCATTCAATGGGGAATTAGAGGTTATTGAAGGAAAGATTCAGAATGATCTTTCAATTATTCACGCCCGTTCACTTGCAGAAAATGTAATTATTTCAAAGGGTGAAGTTCCGTATAATGGTAAAGTGGCCGTATCTCAGGGAAAACCAGATCTGGCAAAGGAAGGAATTGTCATGAACGGAAAATCATTGCTACACTCGGCTCCACTTACAACCGAAGCTTTTAAACAGAGCTTTATGGGTGATAAAGGTAAATTTATCGTCTCCATCGGACTACTTTTATTTGCATTTTCAACGGTAATATCTTGGTCGTATTACGGTGATCGGGCGATAACCTACCTGGTTGGCACAAAAGGGGTTCCTTATTACAGGGTGGTGTATATTTTAGCATTTTTCTTGGCCTCGTTTACCGATACAACCATCATTTGGAAGGTTTCTTATATTGCAATTGTATTGATGACTTTACCCAATCTAGTTGGTATATTATTACTAAGAAAGGATATGAAATCAACTGTTAAAGAATATTGGATCGATTTCAAACAAAATTGGCCCGGAGCAGAAACCCCTGAATAA